The genomic stretch GACTGGAACCTGCGGTGATGATAATCACATCCAGTTTGTGTCTGCCCTGTCAGCTCCTCGGCTAAGTCATAACACCACTCACAAAAGGCAGTGCTTTCCCAGGAGCAGTTATTCCACCCACCAACCCCGCTGATCCCTGCAAAACGTTTTTCCCCTGTGACAGTGGTTAAGGCTCTAagaggctgtgaaatctccatTCCTGGAGATATTCACACCTCAACAGGGCaagactctgagcaacctgacatCACTGGCTCTGCTTTGGGCAGGGGGCTTGGACAAAATGACCCTtatgggtctcttccaacctaactCATTCTGCCATTTTGTGACACTGAAGATGCCTGTGGAGAGCAGCACGGGTAGCCCTGGGTTCACCCATTACCTGCACTTGTAGTTCTGCCTGTCCTGGTCAGTCAGGAGGAAGTAGTGGCCGTTCCAGGCCTGTATGTCTTTCTCCAGCATCACGTGGACGATGGCCGTGTTGTACTGAACTCGCAGCTTCAGCAGGGAGGCAAAGTCCTCCAGATAACGGACCATTGCGTCAGCATCAGGGAAGAAGTCGCGGGAGTAGCGTTGGAAAAGCAGTCGGCGGTCGTGGCTAAGGAGCGAGTTCCAGTCATGGCGGAGGTTGAACTCGCTGTTGGATTTGCCTGTGTAACGCTTGTTGATGCTGATGAGCTTGCGATGGCGAGGGTAGAGGGCGAAGAAGCTGCCGGGAGCGTGGCTCCGCTCGAAGATGACGTAGTCTCGGCCAGCTCGCTGGAGGAAATAGGCTGCCTGCAAGCCCGAGGGGCCAGCCCCAATGACACAGTAGTCATGGTAGAGGAAGTCAGCAGCAAACACCGCACACAGGTGGCCAGCGTACAGCGTCAGCCCCAGAAGCATCCCGCAGACTACTGGGGCCATGGTGGCACTGGGATGGCCACCCCTGCAGGGGAGAGGACCAGGTGTCACAATGAACAAGAAGCTCTGGTAGGCAGAGGCCTCCTGGTAAGAGGCCCCCAGCTTggccagcccctgcctgcccaggccCAGCCACCATGATGTGCCAAGGGCCCCTCAGGGCCCCAGGTCAGGGTGGGGCTGTTGGGGCAGGGCCCAGCTCCCTCCGCCAGCCAACCGCAAAAGGGGTCCCAGGTCTTCCAGCCAATGGGCACACAGGGCCTCCCCGCCCGAGCCAACCGCAGCGAGCGTGGGGCCCGCCAGGTGGGAAGGGGGGCCGCACCTGTGGGCTAATGGCTGTAAGCCCCCACAGTGCCTCTGTGCCCCAACAGCCAATGGGAAGCGAGGTGCAAGCCCATCAGCCAATGGGAGATGGGGTGCCCCGCGCTGCCCTCGCCAATAGGCACCTGTCTCGGCCCcaatgcccccccttccccccccgcccgcgCTTAATGGCGTACGGGGCGTGGCCGGCGGCCGCGAGGCTCCGCACGTGACGCGCGGCGCAGCTGGCACGGGGGACACCGCGAGCCggccggcccagcccggccccgccggcggccgcacCTGCACCGCGGAGCTCCGGCGCTGCCCGGCTCCCGCGCCGCACGGGGCACGCGGCGCCTGGCGGGGGCGGCACCGCGCGGCCGCCCGCCGACAGGGGAACGTGGGGGAGGTGCGCGCCCCGCATCACGTGACGCCGCCGCGGCTTCCCGCCGCCAGCAGCACGGCGCCGCCGCACGCGGACCACGTGTCTGAGGGAGGGCGGGGCGGGCGCTTAAAGGGGCAGGCGCGCCCGGGAAGGCAGGCCGCCGCTTCTCTCCCACCGGCCGCGGCGCGCCCAACCCCAGCCGTTACCCGCCCGCCCCCTCCAGGCACGCACGCACACATACCACCACGTCATTGAACACAAGTAACTTTATTctgcttcccccccctccccgcgccgctcAGTTTATTTGCAGAACAGTCGGGTGGGAAGGCAGAACCCATCCTCCCCTCCACCGGCAGGGAAAAGTGAGGGGGGCCcaggccctgcagcccccccctctcctggactgcagggttcagctctcttcctctgaaagaaaagagaaacagtgaCAATGCAAATGTAGCTGGAGATAGAAAACCACCCCAAAATAAACCCTGTCTTAAGGAAATGCCACCACAGGGAGACTGATCCCACCTCATTGTGCCtgtccccccatcccctgcaACCCTGTCTCTCAgccaacaccacacacacacatcatttGGAACTACACAATCTACCTGCCTGAGCAAATTACATAGGGACCTAAAATCTCCCTAATGAAAAATCAGAGCAGCCAGGCTAAGtttacagcctgaaaaaaaaaaagccagaaggcGTTTTTTTGTATCACAGAAGCAGGAGCTCTATGTCAAGTTGTTTCCCACTGTCAACAGAGCATATGCAGATCACACCTCAGAAATCACAGATGGTTTTAGGCAGCAAAGCAAACACAATAGTTGTCCACCGTGGCACCACCAATCCTCCAAAACACCCAGACTGACCAACTAACAACTGTTCAAGAGTCACTTGATCAAAGCTTTCACCCAGTTACCTCAACCAGACTAGGTcaccacacattttaaaatgtgttgtatTCTAGTCACTCCCATCTCTAAAactgtagtaaaaaaaaatatcccagcaCCAGTATAGATGAGCACCCATCCACTCCCCCAGATCCTGGGGCTGCTGAACAAAGGGCTCCTTGGCAGGCTTTGTATTCCCAGTCGGTGCTCTGGATCTGGGTCTTCTCCCCAACTCCTGCTAAAAATCAGTCCTCACTCCATCTCCATACAAAGGTATATCATCTGCATTTCCAACTCTCAGTTCTTTTTGCTTCCAAGTGCTCCCAATGTCCCTCACCCCTTTCCTGCCACCGAGTCTGACCCTGGGGACCACATATTCTCCAGCCTCACTCCTGCCCTTGCACTAGCCAGATCTCACCCTTTCAATCTGTCTGGTCTTCATCACAGTTCACCCCTTTGCATCAAGACCAGTAGATCACTTAAAAGTATAAATCACAAAGTATGCTAcaaaccttcctcctcctcctcttcctcctcatcctcctcatcttcatcaGAGCTAAAAGTGCCATCAGGCAAGCTGTAGATTCGGATCACCTGCTTGTTGGGGTCCTTGAGGATGAGGTACTTCCCCTCATCCAGCTTCATGCAGATGTCAATGACACATCGCAGGATGCCCCAGGCGTTTTCTATGCTCAGATTAATCTGGCTGGCAAACTCATTCGGCTTGAACTGCTGTGTGCCCAGGATCACATGGCGGGCAGAGTCCTTCACGTGGTAACGGGATACAtacctgagggggggggggggggcagggaagaagAAACCAGAGGAGTATCAGGAGATTAAGACCAGCCAGCAGAAGAACAACATCAAGAAAAGCACCATGATCATCTTAGTTGTGTTTTCTGGGCTGAAAGCTAAGAAGGTCTCCTGGCTACAAGCTGTCAATCAGTAATGTACCTGGAATCCTTCTACCACCCCAAATCAGATGGGGTGGTATAAGATACAGAAGAATTAAGTCACACagattaaaatgaaacaatagCGTGATTAGCCCAGAGTCTGGAATTAAGCAGATGCAAATGCATCAGTCCCATAATCCAAGAATGAAACCTGGGATTGCAGAACCACCAGAACCAAGTTAAAAAACGCCTCTTGTTCATTATCCATGGCACAGACTCAACTGATTTTGAGCCAACAGTTCAAAAAGGGCTGTAACGATACCTCCTCTCCACCCAGTTTTTCAGTAACAGGGCACTAAGGATCTCAATCACATTCCTGACAGGTAGCACAGTTACTGCATTTATTTCTCGTTAGCAGTCTTGGCAAACAGGCTGAGAGCCGCAAGAGGTCGCCTGTCCATCATGTGCGTGAGGTCTCACAAGGTCACAGCACGGGGCACATCAGCCTGATGCTGACGGGAAGCAGATTACACCAAAGTTGGTGTGCTCACTGCAAGCCTTCTCCCCTTGGCCACTCAGAATGTGGTGTGGTTTTATGATTACGCATTCTACAAATGGTTCACTTTGACATATACTGGGTTAAATCATGGAAAACGCACACCTGAAAAATGCTTGGTGTGAAAACTCCATCCTACCCGAGTTTAAGATACTCTGATCCAGCCAACAGCGCGCAACACGTCCAGCGGGCTAATTTGTAGCTGTTGTTTTTCAGCTCTGTGGCAATCACAGCTCCTCTCTGAGAGTCAAGCTTCTGGCGCCAGTCTACTCCATTGCAATACTGAAAGAAGAATCAAAACTAGGGTCAACCTAACAAGCCAGCAGCAGTCATCTCTTCAGCCATCTTGACATCATGTAGGGAAATTTCTTCTATCCACCTTACGAGACCATATGAGGGAGTGCGGAGAGCAACCTACAGGGAAAGCCCTTGCACTGGAAAGGGAGAAATGCAAACAGCAGGAACTGGCTGACATCTGTGGCACTGAAGTGTGTGAGGGAAGCATGGGGACAGACCAGCCATTGTGCCAAACACCTGGGGACAAGGGCGTTCAAACCAGCTACCTCGCATCTCGGGGAGAATACCATCAGCACTGCTTGTCCACCGAAGTTATACTCCTTTGGTGGAACACAGCCACCTGGGGGACACTGCCAGATATTTGTCTCATCTTGCCTGCTGTACCTGGCATGTCAGGCAGCAGTGAAACAGTTAAAGCTAGCTTTGGGATCCCGTTCTTCCTCACCCTGGAATCCCACTCATTCAGTGTTTTGATGTTGATGAATGACACTTCTCCATTAGCTCCTGTCATCACTCCATCATGTTCACAGCGGACAATGAGATCTATATCATCTCCCAGCTTCCACCTTCGGTATCTGCCAACAAACAATCCAGCTAGTTATTTATGACCTCTGTTCTCTTCCAGATCCATGCAAGCATTTAGCAAAATCATTTACCCACTATCTGTTCACTGTGAGGATGTTCAAGAATCCCACTCATGGTAAAGCTTCTAACACTTGTAACTTGTTTTGCCTCTGTATCATGCTGACATCCTGCACCCTTGCCAAACTTGGGCAGAAAGAGATCAACATACCTGTATGCAACAGAGGCTACTTCGTTTTTATCCATGTCATCCTccacaaaggggtttgggttgggaaacttgtatttctcctttccctgcagaagaaaacaaaagtgcacattaggaaaaaaacctgagtgAGCTTTTGCCCACTGCATAAATATTCTCTTACAGCAAGTAAGTAGCTAATTTTCCTTACAAACAGTAAAATATTAAGACAGATAAGAAGCCTCATATTCACATTAGTCACTTTGCTGTAAACAGTACTTCTACTGACACTTCAGCTTCACTAAGTGTACTCAGAAGTCTGCCTGCTTCACCAATAGGACTGAAATTTCTTCGCTGTGGAATAAAGATGAAAATCTTTCTACAAGAAAGTCACACTGCTCACCAGAGGTAATCCCAcctctttcaaaactgaaagaaCATCAGCATAACATGGCTCTGTCAATCAAAATGCTTCTGTGCTGTATTAAAGCAGCCTTAATGAACTCTCTTCTTGAGACTCTGAAACACAGACCCTACTACACAGCACTGCTCAACCGTACCATCCTCAGACACTGCTGTGAGAAGTTATGATTGATGTAGGTGGCTTCCATGGCAAGGTTGCGTGGAGAATTAAAAGAGTTGCCCTCTTCCTGTGGTGGTTCATTGGCTGTTTCACTCACTGTCAGGAGGTCTGTGAAGAAAACCAGACACGAGTGGTTATACTTGAGAGAGTACATCAGCTTCAGTGAGTCTCTagccccacactggagcagaccAATAGTGAAGTTACCCCCACAACTAGCAAGGATACTGCAGTAATCAGATTGTTCCAGGGGTCTCAGTTTGGACACTGAGACACAGAATAAACTcaaaaaagcctgaagaaaattaGGCCCTTTAGCTACCGTGACAGAAATTTCTTTCAGGACTTTTCCTCACCAAAATCTGAATTGTCCCTCTTGTCAAAGAAAAGCTTGGATCCAACTCTCTGGACAATGATGTCCCAGGAATAGACAGAGCGAGTGCAGCTCATCAGTGTGGCCAGGATGGCATCTGTGGCAAACACATTCCCTTGGGTCTTGGCCAGCTATGGATACAGGATGAGAAAACTGTGTTTCAGCAGTAAAAACAGCGACCACTTCTTCAGCCAGGATGAGCAGTGTTAGCAAACCAGATCATTAAATTTCTTCTCCCATGCTGAGGAAGCTAGACTGGTAGGTGCACCATCAATTCCAGACAAAGCGTGAGGTACTACCCAGCAATCCAGTCCCACCCTCATCCAAACAAGGAAGTAAGCAACCTATTACAAAATGTTAATTCTGCTGGGAAAAAGACAGGGGTCCTTATTGCTGATCAGGTCACAGAGAGAAATTTCCAAGTCTTCCTCATCTCCAAAAGCAGAAACCTTAAGAACCAGGTCTCTGACACTGAAGTTTCTTTCCCAACATAGTTCAAGTACCAGTCTGTTTGCCTTTCCAGAATGACAGCTTTTCCTTGGCTAGTAGTTTTGCATTAATCTAGCTCTGCCTTGGACCTAGGAATACCAGCTAatgtttctttccctttgcaaGCTGGGATCTGGAACGTTTATGCCCTTAACTTTGATCTGACAGTGATAGCTGGTTTCTAACAGCATGCACTGAGAAACACTCTACTGAGTTTTACAAACCAGTAAGTGTACCTTTCGGATAACTGGGTCATCAGTAGTAGTGACGGTATGGAAGATGCGCTTAATGCTCCTCAGTAGTTTCTCATTTCTTGTTGTAATGCGGTCAAAAGCTTTGTCATAGTATTCTAGGGCTCCACAGCACTCTCTGCAGAGGTAAGAGGAGGACCATCTTGACATCCTCACCACAGATACCACCACCCACAAACTGCACAGGACCCCTCCGCCGCTTTGGGCACCTCAATGAGAACATCTTGCCCTCCTGCTTTCCAAAAATCTGGTCAGTTCAGGAAGCAAACAGCTGTTTTAGGAACTCACATGTCCTGTGGCTCAGACACCTCCAGGTAGCGCATCTTCATCAGCCGAGGGAAATCCATCTCTTCCTTCACCTCCCAATCACTGCGAACTTCAACAGAGGAGTCACGAGGCTTCTGCTGTGCAGTCAGAGGTAGGACAGGTAAGAGAAATGGAGCCAGAGCACATCAGGATTTGTGCAAGAGGAGTTGCTCTGTGAGCACAGCCAGAAAAACTGAACCAACACAGAGGGCAGAGAGCTTGCTTGTTTACCTGTGATTTTTGGTCCCATTTCTGCCTCACTCCAAACTGCTTCTGAAACTTCTTCTGTAGGCGCAGACGATCTCTAAAAtggcaaaagtgagaaaagtcaTGAAGACAAGTTCTCGATTCCTATGCGCCACAACCATTCCTACGCTTCCAAATTACCACCAGAGAAGCAATGCTTTTCGGCACCAAGCTGCCGAAGCATTTGCTAAGCCATCTGCTGATCAAGATGTCCGAGGCATTAAAAGCTCTGTCagctctttaaatattttaatctctAAAGATTGTAATGGCAGTTTTCAGACAAGTATATGCTCTGCTTTAAATCACCATGCTTACTTTCTAAATAAGATTCAAAAATTCTTCTAAATTCTCAGATAGCGGTTTGAAATCCACGCTTGTAACTTCTGCTGACATCAGCACAACAAACTTGAAATATCCTGAAATTCTTCTTTGCTGACTGTTTGCTCTAGTGAGTTCTGTTACACTAATGTCATACATTTATCAACAGTATGTTCACACACTCCAACCCAAGTATGGTATGCTCATATCTGCAGCCTACCTCTCCTTCTGCTTGGCACTCTTTGGCAGTGTCTGCATGCTGAACTGCAGCATGTTCCGACGGTCCTTGTCTCTCCGAAGGTTCCTCTGCAGACAcgaaggaagaaaaaacccaacatttcagCTGCAAAGTAATTCTGTGCTGCTGAAGCTCTCCTTTGAGCCTGTTTCTGAAAACACACTACCTGTGCAAATCGCATACGATTCCTCTGGTACGCTGTTTTCTGCGTTCGTGCTGTATCCACCAGCTGGAAGCTAGTCTCATCCTCCTCATGGAAATATGCATATTGACTTCCGCCACCAAACTGCGACGAGTACTTGTCTGGAAACAAATCAAAGCATCTCGACACCAAGCTTCTAGAAAAAGGACCCTGACACTTTGCCTCCTCCCTCAAAATTCCCTCCAACTGCTTTCACCTAAGTCTGATGCATAAACCAGCACTACTGGTTTACACCAGCATGTTCTCTTCCCCTCCACGCCTACCCCAAAAGTCCTAATCATAAGACAGTACAAAAATCAGGAGTAAGCCCTAAGTACAGGGAGAGCCTGACAGAGCTCTCACAGGGGCGAGGCCCGCTTCATAATTTAAGAAGCCTCTCTTGCTGAGGCTCGCAGGTAACCACCAGAGCGGGTGTGAGACATGAAAGCAGGAATGCTGCTTGAACAAAAATTTAGGAAACAAACCACAGGAAGAGCCACCAGACGACACATACTTGTATATCTTTTATCCTGGTAAGTGGCTCCTGTCCAATCAGCCACCTGAGGACAAGCATAAACAGTCAAAATAAGTGAGTATTAACATGACACTTCCCCCACCACCTCTGACTTTATACGTGCAGGACTTCAAGCAACAGAAGCTAACACTGCTGTATGCTTCAAAACTAATACTTTTAAACTCTCAACTTCACTTGCCAGCCCTGCTAATTATTCAGAGCTGTGCTATATGCTAGGACGCACTGCAAAGCATGCCAGACGAGCAGCCACAGTAATAAGAAGCAAAGGCCAGTGGCAGCGTGCAAGGGGAAGGATGCCAGAAGGCACACAGGACTCGTTCAGCAGCAGCCCAACGCGCCATGGCACGATGAAAATACCTTTCCGAGGCGGTCTCCTTTACTGAAGGGCTGGTAGGGCATGTCCCTGAACTGCTCGGGGACGGCGCACGGGCCCCAGCCGGAAGGATTGTCCTGGATCACAGGTGTCACAAACTTCGCCATTTCTTAAACTTCTATAAggtagaaaaagggaaaaaattcccAAACCCTCAGCTGCCGCACGGCGAACCCCGCCGCACGCCGT from Athene noctua chromosome 3, bAthNoc1.hap1.1, whole genome shotgun sequence encodes the following:
- the EIF3D gene encoding eukaryotic translation initiation factor 3 subunit D isoform X2; the protein is MAKFVTPVIQDNPSGWGPCAVPEQFRDMPYQPFSKGDRLGKVADWTGATYQDKRYTNKYSSQFGGGSQYAYFHEEDETSFQLVDTARTQKTAYQRNRMRFAQRNLRRDKDRRNMLQFSMQTLPKSAKQKERDRLRLQKKFQKQFGVRQKWDQKSQKPRDSSVEVRSDWEVKEEMDFPRLMKMRYLEVSEPQDIECCGALEYYDKAFDRITTRNEKLLRSIKRIFHTVTTTDDPVIRKLAKTQGNVFATDAILATLMSCTRSVYSWDIIVQRVGSKLFFDKRDNSDFDLLTVSETANEPPQEEGNSFNSPRNLAMEATYINHNFSQQCLRMGKEKYKFPNPNPFVEDDMDKNEVASVAYRYRRWKLGDDIDLIVRCEHDGVMTGANGEVSFINIKTLNEWDSRYCNGVDWRQKLDSQRGAVIATELKNNSYKLARWTCCALLAGSEYLKLGYVSRYHVKDSARHVILGTQQFKPNEFASQINLSIENAWGILRCVIDICMKLDEGKYLILKDPNKQVIRIYSLPDGTFSSDEDEEDEEEEEEEEEEES
- the EIF3D gene encoding eukaryotic translation initiation factor 3 subunit D isoform X1, which codes for MAKFVTPVIQDNPSGWGPCAVPEQFRDMPYQPFSKGDRLGKVADWTGATYQDKRYTNKYSSQFGGGSQYAYFHEEDETSFQLVDTARTQKTAYQRNRMRFAQRNLRRDKDRRNMLQFSMQTLPKSAKQKERDRLRLQKKFQKQFGVRQKWDQKSQQKPRDSSVEVRSDWEVKEEMDFPRLMKMRYLEVSEPQDIECCGALEYYDKAFDRITTRNEKLLRSIKRIFHTVTTTDDPVIRKLAKTQGNVFATDAILATLMSCTRSVYSWDIIVQRVGSKLFFDKRDNSDFDLLTVSETANEPPQEEGNSFNSPRNLAMEATYINHNFSQQCLRMGKEKYKFPNPNPFVEDDMDKNEVASVAYRYRRWKLGDDIDLIVRCEHDGVMTGANGEVSFINIKTLNEWDSRYCNGVDWRQKLDSQRGAVIATELKNNSYKLARWTCCALLAGSEYLKLGYVSRYHVKDSARHVILGTQQFKPNEFASQINLSIENAWGILRCVIDICMKLDEGKYLILKDPNKQVIRIYSLPDGTFSSDEDEEDEEEEEEEEEEES